A stretch of the Gammaproteobacteria bacterium genome encodes the following:
- a CDS encoding DUF3473 domain-containing protein has product MDNTVINAMSVDVEDYFQVSALEPYIPRSAWDRQPCRVEANTSAVLELFAAAGVQATFFTLGWVAERFPHLIRRIVDEGHELASHGRDHTRVTAMTPGQFRADVRRTKALLEDLSGQEVKGYRAPSYSIGANNLWALEVLQEEGHRYSSSIYPIRHDLYGMPEAPRFAFRPHGEHGILEVPVTTTTFFNHNVPCGGGGYFRLLPYTWSRWALRHINRREGQPGMFYFHPWEIDPGQPRMQGIGLKTRVRHYLNLGRMQARLQRLLRDFRWGRMDQVFLKPQADKGA; this is encoded by the coding sequence ATGGATAACACCGTCATCAACGCCATGAGTGTGGACGTGGAAGACTACTTCCAGGTGTCCGCCCTGGAGCCTTACATCCCCCGCAGCGCCTGGGACAGGCAGCCCTGTCGCGTTGAGGCCAATACCAGCGCGGTGCTGGAGCTGTTCGCTGCCGCTGGCGTGCAGGCTACTTTCTTCACCCTGGGCTGGGTGGCGGAGCGATTTCCGCACCTGATCCGACGCATTGTGGATGAGGGCCACGAGCTGGCCAGCCACGGCCGGGACCACACCCGGGTGACGGCGATGACTCCCGGGCAGTTTCGCGCTGACGTGCGCCGCACCAAAGCCCTGCTGGAGGATCTGTCCGGCCAGGAAGTCAAAGGCTACCGCGCCCCCAGCTATTCCATCGGCGCCAACAATCTTTGGGCCTTGGAGGTCTTGCAGGAAGAGGGGCACCGCTACAGCTCCAGCATCTATCCCATCCGCCACGACCTCTACGGCATGCCCGAGGCGCCGCGCTTTGCCTTCCGGCCCCACGGCGAGCACGGCATATTGGAGGTGCCGGTCACCACCACCACCTTCTTCAACCACAACGTGCCTTGCGGTGGCGGCGGTTATTTCCGCCTCTTGCCCTACACTTGGTCGCGCTGGGCCCTGCGGCACATCAACCGCCGCGAGGGGCAGCCGGGGATGTTTTATTTCCATCCCTGGGAGATCGACCCCGGGCAGCCGCGCATGCAGGGCATCGGCCTGAAGACCCGCGTGCGCCATTATCTGAACCTGGGGCGCATGCAGGCGCGCCTGCAGCGCCTGTTGCGGGATTTTCGCTGGGGCCGGATGGACCAGGTATTTCTGAAACCACAAGCCGACAAGGGCGCATGA
- a CDS encoding UDP-N-acetylglucosamine 2-epimerase (non-hydrolyzing), translated as MAKVLCIAGARPNFMKIAPVMAALRAPESPLAVRLVHTGQHYDVAMNERFFEQLGIPMPDIHLEVGSASHAVQTAEIMRRFEPVVDEEEPDAILVVGDVNSTIACALVAAKKGVAVAHVEAGLRSYDRAMPEEINRVLTDQLSHWLFTTERLAHDNLRREGVADENMHFVGNVMIDTLFRNRQRAVAAGETFARAGWANTRLAAGAYGVLTLHRPSNVDDPATLKRLLEVLRELGADLPLAFPVHPRTRSRIQAAGLAGYLDGENIFPLEPVGYLEMLGLMRGARLVLTDSGGMQEETTALGVPCLTLRENTERPITIEHGTNTLVGINPERIRACFKEVLTSGGKAGRVPELWDGRAAERIAAILAGDLAGAAPGTACA; from the coding sequence ATGGCCAAAGTGCTGTGCATCGCGGGGGCCAGGCCCAACTTCATGAAGATTGCGCCGGTCATGGCCGCATTGAGGGCGCCGGAATCGCCTCTTGCCGTGCGCCTGGTGCACACGGGCCAGCATTACGATGTGGCCATGAACGAGCGTTTTTTTGAGCAGTTGGGCATTCCCATGCCGGACATCCACCTGGAGGTCGGTTCCGCCAGCCACGCGGTACAAACCGCGGAAATCATGCGGCGTTTTGAGCCGGTGGTGGACGAAGAAGAACCCGATGCCATACTGGTGGTGGGGGATGTGAACTCCACCATCGCCTGTGCCCTGGTGGCGGCCAAGAAAGGGGTGGCCGTGGCCCACGTGGAAGCGGGTCTGCGCAGCTATGACCGGGCCATGCCGGAAGAGATCAATCGCGTGCTCACCGATCAATTGTCCCACTGGCTGTTTACCACCGAGCGCCTGGCGCACGACAATCTGCGCCGTGAAGGTGTGGCCGATGAGAACATGCATTTTGTCGGCAACGTCATGATCGACACCTTGTTTAGGAACAGGCAACGCGCCGTTGCGGCGGGTGAGACTTTCGCCAGGGCCGGTTGGGCAAACACCCGTCTCGCTGCCGGAGCCTATGGCGTGTTGACTTTGCACCGGCCGTCCAATGTGGATGACCCGGCCACCTTGAAACGCCTGCTTGAGGTGTTGCGTGAGCTGGGCGCCGATCTGCCTTTGGCCTTTCCGGTGCATCCGCGCACCCGGTCCCGCATCCAGGCCGCCGGTCTGGCGGGGTATCTGGACGGCGAAAATATTTTTCCGCTGGAGCCGGTGGGTTATCTGGAAATGCTGGGCCTGATGCGGGGTGCCCGTTTGGTGCTGACCGACTCCGGCGGCATGCAGGAAGAGACCACCGCTCTGGGTGTGCCCTGTCTGACCTTGCGGGAAAACACCGAGCGGCCGATCACTATTGAACACGGTACCAACACCCTGGTGGGCATCAATCCCGAACGCATCCGCGCCTGCTTCAAAGAGGTGCTCACCAGCGGCGGCAAGGCGGGCCGTGTCCCTGAGTTGTGGGACGGCCGCGCCGCCGAACGCATTGCTGCGATATTGGCCGGAGACCTGGCCGGAGCGGCGCCGGGTACGGCGTGCGCGTAA
- a CDS encoding DUF2075 domain-containing protein: MYEAFYKLKTRPFQLSPDPRFFYGSPGHKRAMSYLRYGLNQGEGFIVITGDIGTGKTMLVRTLFGDLARENVVAAQLVTTQLEAEDTLRMVAASFGLAHDNLDKATVLKNLETFMTARAREGKRVLLLVDEAQNLPPRSLEELRMLSNFQLGGRVLFQSFLLGQMEFRSTLQKPGMEQLRQRVIAAYHLDSLDAEQTRAYIEHRLKIVGWDHDPAFTEDAYTAIYQFSGGIPRRINSVCDRLLLFGCLEDVHQIEARHVTTVSKELQQETGARDAAPAGHAGAQVPASSSADVLASRDVMSRLAVLEQRLAVMEEKLERQNAWIRRELRARVQTEHAE, from the coding sequence ATGTACGAGGCGTTCTACAAGCTAAAAACCCGGCCTTTTCAACTCAGTCCCGATCCCCGCTTTTTCTACGGCAGCCCGGGTCACAAACGGGCCATGTCCTACCTGCGTTATGGTTTGAACCAGGGCGAGGGATTCATCGTCATTACGGGCGATATCGGTACCGGCAAAACCATGCTGGTGCGTACCTTGTTTGGGGATCTTGCCCGGGAGAACGTTGTGGCGGCCCAGTTGGTGACCACGCAGCTGGAGGCGGAGGACACCTTGCGCATGGTGGCGGCCAGTTTTGGCCTGGCGCACGACAATCTCGACAAGGCAACGGTGCTCAAAAATCTCGAGACCTTCATGACCGCGCGGGCGCGGGAAGGCAAGCGGGTGCTGTTGCTGGTGGACGAAGCCCAGAACCTCCCGCCGCGGTCCCTGGAGGAGCTGCGCATGCTGTCCAATTTCCAACTGGGGGGCAGAGTGCTGTTTCAAAGTTTTCTGCTGGGGCAGATGGAGTTTCGCAGCACCCTGCAAAAACCGGGCATGGAGCAGCTGCGGCAGCGTGTTATTGCCGCCTATCATCTGGATTCGCTGGATGCGGAGCAGACCCGCGCCTATATTGAGCACCGTTTGAAAATTGTGGGATGGGATCATGATCCTGCCTTTACCGAGGATGCCTACACCGCCATCTATCAGTTCAGCGGTGGCATACCACGTCGCATCAACTCCGTTTGCGATCGCCTCTTGCTGTTCGGCTGCCTGGAGGATGTGCACCAGATCGAAGCGCGTCATGTCACGACTGTTTCCAAAGAACTGCAGCAGGAGACCGGGGCGCGCGATGCTGCCCCCGCGGGTCATGCGGGGGCGCAGGTTCCGGCCTCATCATCCGCTGATGTTTTGGCATCGCGGGATGTGATGAGCCGTTTGGCCGTGCTTGAGCAGCGGCTCGCCGTGATGGAAGAAAAGCTGGAACGGCAAAATGCCTGGATCAGGCGCGAGCTGCGCGCCCGGGTTCAAACTGAACACGCGGAGTAA